The DNA segment CTCGGCGAGGCCCTGCGCGCGGACTTCGCGCCGTACCGCGACGAACTGGTGATCTCCACCAAGGCCGGCTACCTGATGTGGCCCGGTCCGTACGGCGAATGGGGCTCGCGCAAGTACCTGCTGTCCTCGCTGGACCAGAGCCTCGACCGGATGGGCCTCGACCACGTCGACATCTTCTACTCGCACCGCTTCGACCCCGACACTCCGCTGGAGGAGACGATGGGGGCCCTGCACTCGGCGGTCCAGCAGGGCAAGGCGCTGTACGTCGGCGTGTCCAACTACTCCGCGGAGCAGACCCGCGACGCCGCCCGCGTCCTCGGCGAGCTGGGCACCCCGCTGCTGATCCACCAGCCCCGCTACTCGATGCTCGACCGGCGCCCGGAGGACGAGGGTCTGCTGGACGCCCTGGACGAGCTCCAGGTCGGCTCCATCGCCTACTCCCCACTGGAACAGGGTCTGCTGACCGCCCGCTACCTCGACGGCATTCCCGAGGACTCCCGTGCCGCGAGCGACAGCCCGTTCCTGGACACCGACGCGGTTACCGGTGAACTGGTGGAACAGCTGCGCACGCTGAACAGAATCGCCGAATCCCGCGGCCAGACCCTCGCGCAGATGGCACTCGCCTGGGTGCTGCGCGGCACACGCGTGACCTCGGCCCTGGTCGGGGCGAGCAGCCCGCGGCAGCTGGAGGACAGCGTGGCGGCCACCCGCAACCTCGAATTCGACGCGGACGAACTGGCCCGCATCGACGCCGTCGTCAAGCAGTAGGACCGAGCCCGGGCAGGTTCTTCCCGGCCGCGTCGTCATCGTCGTGACGGCGCGGCCGGCGCCGTGCCGGGCCCGCTCCTTGGCGTGCCGCACCCACTTGCTGCCACGCCGTGCACCGAGAACACGCCATTCCGGCCAACAGGAGGGGCGAATATGCCTGGAGAGTGGCCGGAAAG comes from the Streptomyces sp. KMM 9044 genome and includes:
- the mgrA gene encoding L-glyceraldehyde 3-phosphate reductase, with product MYTPHPDRYADLPYRRTGRSGLKLPALSLGLWHNFGPDRPAETQRAILRRAFDLGVTHFDLANNYGPPPGAAESALGEALRADFAPYRDELVISTKAGYLMWPGPYGEWGSRKYLLSSLDQSLDRMGLDHVDIFYSHRFDPDTPLEETMGALHSAVQQGKALYVGVSNYSAEQTRDAARVLGELGTPLLIHQPRYSMLDRRPEDEGLLDALDELQVGSIAYSPLEQGLLTARYLDGIPEDSRAASDSPFLDTDAVTGELVEQLRTLNRIAESRGQTLAQMALAWVLRGTRVTSALVGASSPRQLEDSVAATRNLEFDADELARIDAVVKQ